CTGATATGGCAACCAGTATTGAAGCTTCAAGACTATTAACCTATCAAGCTGCATGGTTAGAGTCTAATGGTCTTCCGTATGGAAAAGAGTCTGCGATGTCCAAATTGTTTGCTGGGGACACAGCGATGAAGGTCACAACCGAAGCGGTTCAAGTGTTTGGCGGCTACGGTTATACAAAGGATTATCCAGTTGAACGATTCATGCGTGATGCAAAAATCACTCAAATATACGAAGGCACACAAGAAATTCAACGACTCGTTATTTCAAGAATGATTACGAAGTAAGGTGGTCGAAGCGGGATGAAAAAGCGGGAAGTACAGGCTTCGGTCAAGGATGAGCGCTTAGTGCAAAAGCGACGCGACCAGATGATCAAAGGGGCCGTGACACTTTTTAAACAAAAGGGGTTTCACCGGACAACGACGAGGGAAATCGCCAAAGCAGCGGGCTTTAGTATTGGGACGCTTTATGAATACATCCGCACGAAGGAAGACGTGCTCTATCTAGTGTGTGACAGCATCTATGACCATGTCAGTGACAGGTTGCAGAAGGACTTAGCTTTGAAAAAAGGGACATTGGAAAGCTTGAAGCTTGGGATTGCCAACTTTTTTCAGGTTATGGATGAGATGCAGGCGGAAGTGCTCGTGATGTATCAGGAAGTGAAGTCCCTTTCTAGGGACGCCCTTCCTTATGTGTTGAAAAAAGAGATGGAAATGGTGGCCATGTTTGAAAACCTGCTCTCACGGTGTGTTGAAAACGGCGAACTATCGCTGACTGAAAAGCAGGTTGAGTTGATTGCACATAACATTTTTGTGCAGGGACAAATGTGGGGCTTCCGCCGCTGGGCGCTTCGAAAACTATTTACGTTAGAAGAATATATTGAGCTGCAGACGGAGTTATTGTTAGCGGGGATTGGCGGCGAGGTCACGTCAGGCGAAAAGCGTCTGGAAAACGAGGCGAGTCGCGAACAGTAAAACGGAGTTCATTTTAAAATTATATGTAAATATCAAATTCGACTTTGAGAATTATCCAGCTCCAGCGCCTAGCCAGTTTTCACCCTGAATACTCTGCATTGAGTATCTTGTAACAATTATGGCTGGATAAAGCGATGATTGTTACAGCTTGGGTCAAATAACCTTCGGTAAGTAAAGTCAAAGAGCGACTTTTCTTGGCGAAGAACATTTGCCTGTCGGGGCTGACCAAGGCGCTTGCGCTTTTCTTAAAAAGGGGGAGTACGATGGGAACTTATCAGCCAAAGCATCATATTCGGTTTGTGACGGCATCGAGTTTGTTTGATGGACATGATGCTTCGATTAATATTATGAGACGTATTCTTCAGTCGAGCGGGTCGGAGGTTATTCACCTCGGGCATAACCGTTCGGTGGAGGAGGTTGTGAACGCGGCGATTCAGGAGGATGTGCAGGGTATTGCCATTTCTTCTTATCAAGGTGGGCACGTTGAATACTTTAAATATATGTATGACCTGTTAACGGAAAAGGGTGCACCGCATATCCGCATTTATGGCGGCGGGGGCGGCGTCATCATTCCTCGGGAAATTGATGAGCTTCATGCGTACGGGATTGCGCGCATCTTTTCACCAGAGGACGGCCGTTTGCTTGGATTGCAGGGCATGATTGACCAGATGATTCAGGAGTGCGATTTTTCGACGGTTGACATGGACGCGGCGGAGCAAATTGAGAAGCTTCCGACGGGAGATGTAAATGCGATTGCGAAGCTAATTACGTTGGCTGAGCTTCATGTGGATAAAAAGAATGAAGCGGCTGCGGCGGCTGAGCAGGTGCTGGAGCAAGTGAAGTCGCTGGAAAAAGCGATTCCGGTTGTGGGGATCACGGGTACTGGCGGCGCTGGTAAAAGTTCGTTGACGGATGAGTTGATTCGCCGTTTTATCAATGAGCTGCCGGATAAGAAGGTGGCGATTCTAAGCGTTGACCCGACGAAGCAAAAAACAGGCGGGGCTTTGCTGGGCGACCGGATTCGGATGAACGCAATTTTCTCTCCGAATGTGTATATGCGAAGCCTGGCGACGCGTCGTTCGAAGAATGAATTATCGCTGGCGATTAAGGATGCGGTGGCAGTGACGAAGGCGGCGGGCTTTGACTTGGTGATCGTGGAAACGAGCGGAATCGGGCAGGGGGATGCGGAAATCACGGAGATTTGTGATGTGTCCTTATATGTCATGACGAGCGAATTCGGGGCCCCTTCACAGCTTGAAAAGATTGATATGATCGATTTTGCGGACTTAATTGTCATCAACAAGTTTGAGCGCAAGGGCTCAGAGGATGCGAAGCGCCAGGTGCAGAAGCAATTCCAGCGCAGTCACATGTTGTTTGAAAAAGATTCGTCGGAAATGCCGGTGTATGGAACGATTGCGAGTCAGTTTAATGACCCAGGTACGAACGCGCTGTTTGCGG
The window above is part of the Bacillus sp. SORGH_AS_0510 genome. Proteins encoded here:
- a CDS encoding TetR/AcrR family transcriptional regulator, whose product is MKKREVQASVKDERLVQKRRDQMIKGAVTLFKQKGFHRTTTREIAKAAGFSIGTLYEYIRTKEDVLYLVCDSIYDHVSDRLQKDLALKKGTLESLKLGIANFFQVMDEMQAEVLVMYQEVKSLSRDALPYVLKKEMEMVAMFENLLSRCVENGELSLTEKQVELIAHNIFVQGQMWGFRRWALRKLFTLEEYIELQTELLLAGIGGEVTSGEKRLENEASREQ